From the Desertifilum tharense IPPAS B-1220 genome, one window contains:
- a CDS encoding NYN domain-containing protein, with protein sequence MNRISIFVDGNNMFYAQQKNGWFFDPRRVLEYFTSEPSIELVNAFWYTGIKDAQDQRGFRDALISLGYTVRTKILKEYYDDNSGRYSQKANLDIEIVIDMFNTVEQYDRVVLFSGDGDFERAIELLRSKNTHITVVSTEGMIARELRNATDRYIDLNDLRPYIEKSDY encoded by the coding sequence ATGAACCGTATTTCCATATTTGTAGATGGAAATAATATGTTCTACGCCCAACAAAAAAACGGCTGGTTTTTCGATCCGCGACGCGTGTTAGAATATTTCACCTCAGAGCCATCCATTGAACTGGTTAATGCCTTTTGGTATACCGGAATTAAAGATGCTCAAGACCAACGCGGATTTCGAGATGCATTAATTAGTCTCGGTTATACCGTACGCACTAAAATCCTCAAAGAATATTACGACGACAACTCCGGTCGCTATTCCCAAAAAGCCAACCTTGATATAGAAATCGTTATTGATATGTTTAATACGGTCGAACAATACGACCGAGTCGTATTATTTAGCGGGGATGGCGACTTTGAACGAGCCATTGAACTGCTAAGGTCTAAAAATACCCATATAACCGTTGTTTCCACAGAAGGCATGATTGCGAGAGAACTGCGAAATGCCACCGATCG